The Setaria italica strain Yugu1 chromosome IX, Setaria_italica_v2.0, whole genome shotgun sequence genome has a window encoding:
- the LOC101753950 gene encoding F-box protein At1g47340 — translation MESGEGGGCRLPEELVVEILRRLPYRSLCRSRCVCRSWRDLSYHPDHRSRLPQDLAGLLYTNHAPSHLHGDFAVRFAPAGSSPFPGLGFLPCGARALPLDCCNGLLLCRGGGGGGCHYVCNPATGRFTTLPVPASGFQALALAAFEPHGASLRFHVLNFARAEPVQKVFFDADFEESEDDTLSDTDGDAYGGGELCDLCEESSKFCVKGLEVFSSETGKWVQSRVCRESRVRLVEGMGSVFISGYVNLLTHERKVLAVDPEGWACRLISLPVSSLFGLVGCLGHSQGFLQYAVQEDCTCTMMQIWTLKDFEKGEWILKHRFEIEVAPQTKILFDYAGNALCSEIFYVVVFHPERDLVFLPIEGYKMLSYNLINTEVKEICKLEPETRPRFLVYVPSYADFVN, via the coding sequence ATGGAatccggcgagggcggcggctgCCGTCTCCCGGAGGAGCTGGTGGTGGagatcctccgccgcctcccgtaCAGGTCGCTCTGCCGCTCCAGGTGCGTCTGCAGGTCCTGGCGCGACCTCTCCTACCACCCCGACCACCGCAGCAGGCTGCCCCAGGACCTCGCCGGCCTCCTCTACACCAACCACGCCCCTAGCCACCTCCACGGCGACTTCGCCGTCCGGTTCGCGCCGGCCGGTTCGTCCCCTTTCCCCGGCCTCGGGTTCCTGCCGTGCGGCGCCCGCGCCCTGCCCCTGGACTGCTGCaacggcctcctcctctgccgcggcggcggcggcggcggatgtcACTACGTCTGCAACCCGGCTACTGGAAGATTTACCACGCTCCCTGTACCGGCGTCTGGATTCCAGGCGCTTGCCCTGGCTGCCTTCGAGCCCCACGGCGCGTCGCTTCGATTCCATGTGCTCAACTTTGCAAGAGCCGAGCCTGTGCAAAAGGTCTTCTTTGATGCCGATTTCGAAGAATCTGAAGATGATACTCTCTCGGACACCGATGGTGATGCCTATGGAGGCGGCGAATTGTGTGATTTGTGTGAGGAGAGCAGCAAGTTTTGTGTTAAAGGCCTTGAGGTATTCTCGTCAGAGACCGGCAAGTGGGTGCAGAGCCGCGTTTGCCGTGAGTCCCGTGTCAGGCTGGTTGAAGGAATGGGCAGTGTGTTCATCAGTGGCTATGTTAATTTGCTCACTCATGAGAGGAAGGTTCTTGCTGTCGATCCAGAAGGCTGGGCATGCCGTCTGATTTCCTTGCCTGTATCCAGCTTGTTTGGGTTGGTTGGGTGCCTCGGACACTCTCAGGGATTCCTGCAATATGCTGTACAAGAAGACTGCACCTGCACCATGATGCAGATTTGGACTCTGAAGGATTTCGAGAAGGGAGAGTGGATACTGAAGCACCGATTTGAGATTGAAGTGGCTCCGCAGACAAAGATACTGTTTGATTATGCTGGTAATGCCTTGTGCTCAGAAATTTTCTACGTAGTTGTGTTTCATCCTGAAAGGGATCTGGTGTTCCTCCCTATTGAAGGATACAAGATGCTCTCCTATAATTTGATCAACACCGAAGTAAAGGAGATATGCAAGTTGGAACCAGAAACAAGGCCTAGATTCCTAGTTTATGTGCCCTCATATGCAGATTTTGTGAATTGA